Proteins found in one Takifugu flavidus isolate HTHZ2018 chromosome 7, ASM371156v2, whole genome shotgun sequence genomic segment:
- the sgta gene encoding small glutamine-rich tetratricopeptide repeat-containing protein alpha, whose translation MADNKRLAFSIIQFLHEQLGSGNLSSGAQESLEVAIQCLETAFEVSTDDQSLTVPMSLPEIFTSATSKLPAESQVNNNTTPNALTEEQKSEAETLKNKGNDQMKMENFSAAVEFYSKAITVNPHNAVYFCNRAAAHSKLGNYAGAVQDCEQAISIDPNYSKAYGRMGLALASLNKHSEAVGYYQKALELDPHNDTYKTNLKIAEEKMETSSPTAPMGGVDLAGLLSNPGFMNMASSLMTNPQVQQLMSGMMSGAFSGMGGGGAAAAGGGGGAATAPAGGAGGGGAAPTAPGATAPGDLSGLIQAGQQFAQQMQQQNPELVQQLRSQIRNRSPSGGNEEQP comes from the exons ATGGCGGACAACAAGCGCCTCGCCTTCTCCATCATCCAGTTCCTTCATGAGCAGCTCGGCTCAGGAAATCTGTCCTCCGGAGCCCAGGAGAGTCTGGAAG TTGCCATTCAGTGTTTGGAGACAGCTTTTGAGGTTTCCACCGACGACCAGAGCCTCACCGTCCCCATGTCGTTACCAGAGATCTTCACCTCCGCCACCTCCAAG cttCCAGCTGAGTCTCAggtcaacaacaacaccacccCAAACGCTCTGACTGAGGAGCAGAAATCTGAGGCGGAGACTCTCAAAAAcaaag GAAACGACCAGATGAAAATGGAGAATTTCTCTGCGGCCGTGGAGTTTTACTCGAAGGCCATCACCGTCAACCCTCACAACGCCGTCTACTTCTGCAACAG agctgcagctcacagTAAACTGGGAAACTATGCTGGAGCGGTGCAGGACTGTGAGCAGGCCATCAGCATCGACCCAAACTACAGCAAAGCCTACGGCAGGATGGG tctggCTCTTGCCAGTCTCAACAAACACTCGGAGGCGGTTGGGTACTATCAGAAGGCTCTGGAACTGGACCCTCATAACGACACCTACAAAACCAACTTGAAAATTGctgaagagaaaatggagacCTCCAGCCCA ACGGCGCCCATGGGTGGGGTGGATCTTGCAGGTTTGCTCAGTAATCCAGGCTTCATGAACATG gccTCGTCTCTGATGACCAACCctcaggtccagcagct AATGTCAGGGATGATGTCGGGAGCGTTTAGTgggatggggggaggaggagcagcagcagcaggaggaggaggaggagcagcaacagcaccagcagggggggcaggaggaggaggagctgcccCAACAGCACCTGGAGCCACTGCACCGGGGGATTTGTCGGGACTGATCCAAGC ggggcagcagttcgctcagcagatgcagcagcagaacccggAACTCGTCCAGCAGCTGAGGAGCCAAATCCGCAACCGAAGTCCCAGCGGAGGGAACGAAGAGCAGCCGTGA
- the LOC130528300 gene encoding zinc transporter ZIP3-like: protein MDILVAKLLGMLGLLVLMLAGVLVPVRLLSSDSAVRYRRSLPLLNAFGGGVFLATCFNALLPAVREKVASLLEQLKVSSDYPLAETMMMIGLFLTVFVEQTALTFKKDKPSFIDLETFNAGGSEAGSDSEYDTPFISSSQGHHDLHPHGHQHGHFNPAKLAGAGPLRLLGLVFALSAHSVFEGLALGLQDDGARLASLFLGVAIHEALAAVALGASVAKASLGMKHAVKLGLTVSLMIPLGMVLGMVIESAQTLAGTVVSVVLQGLAAGTFLFITFFEILSRELDEKQDRLLKVLFLILGYAVLALLVFIKW, encoded by the exons ATGGACATCCTGGTGGCCAAGCTGCTGGGCATGCTGGGCTTGCTGGTCCTGATGCTCGCAGgggtcctggtcccggtgcGCCTGCTCAGCTCCGACTCGGCTGTCAGGTACCGGAGGTCTCTGCCGCTGCTCAACGCCTTCGGAGGAGGAGTGTTCCTGGCCACTTGCTTCAatgctctgctgcctgcagtGAGGGAGAAG GTGGCCTCCTTAttggagcagctgaaggtgagCAGCGACTACCCGCTGGCGGAGACCATGATGATGATCGGCCTCTTCCTCACCGTGTTTGTGGAGCAGACCGCCCTCACCTTCAAGAAGGACAAACCGTCCTTCATCGACCTTGAAACCTTCAACGCCGGCGGCTCGGAGGCCGGCAGCGACTCGGAGTACGACACGCCCTTCATTTCCTCGTCTCAGGGCCACCACGACCTCCACCCCCACGGGCACCAGCACGGACACTTCAACCCCGCTAAGTTAGCCGGGGCGGGGCCCCTTCGCCTGCTCGGGCTGGTCTTTGCTCTCTCGGCTCACTCTGTGTTTGAAGGCCTGGCGCTGGGCCTGCAGGACGACGGCGCCCGGCTGGCCAGCCTCTTCCTGGGCGTGGCCATCCACGAGGCCTTGGCTGCTGTGGCGCTTGGAGCGAGTGTTGCCAAGGCTTCTCTGGGTATGAAACATGCCGTCAAGCTGGGTTTGACCGTCAGTCTGATGATCCCCCTCGGGATGGTGCTGGGGATGGTCATCGAGTCGGCACAGACGCTCGCGGGCACCGTGGTGTCGGTGGTGCTGCAGGGACTCGCTGCCGGCACCTTCCTGTTTATCACGTTCTTTGAAATTTTGTCCCGAGAGCTGGATGAGAAACAGGACCGGCTGCTCAAAgtgctcttcctcatcctcggGTACGCCGTTCTCGCTCTGCTCGTGTTCATCAAGTGGTGA